One window of Nostoc sp. C052 genomic DNA carries:
- a CDS encoding TIGR00300 family protein, translating to MTSRIRFLMCPPDHYDVDYVINPWMEGNIHKSSRDRAVEQWQGLHQILKQHAIVDLVPPEKGWPDLVFTANAGLVLGDNVVLSRFLHKERQGEEPFFKQWFEANGYKVNELPKDLPFEGAGDALLDREGRWLWAGYGFRSELDSHPYLAKWLDIEVLSLRLIDERFYHLDTCFCPLTNGYLLYYPGAFDSYSNRLIEMRVAPEKRIAIAEADAVNFACNTVNVDNIVIMNKASDALKTRLADVGFQVLETPLTEFLKAGGAAKCLTLRVTEPVRDEIHANVSVESRVIRMEGHLLDAGLINRALDLIIDAGGSFQVLNFNLGEQRQSTSAAEVKVSAPSHEVMEEIISMLIDLGAVDLPHDERDAKLEPVIQDGVAPDDFYVSTIYPTEVRISGQWVKVENQRMDGAIAITQSPTGLVARCKILRDLKVGEQVIVDVLGIRTIRKTESRELRSTQEFSFMSAGVSSERRVELVVEQVAWELRKIRDAGGKVVVTAGPVVIHTGGGEHLAQLIREGYVQALLGGNAIAVHDIEQNIMGTSLGVDMKRGIAVRGGHRHHLKVINSIRRYGSIPKAVEAGAIKSGVMYECVHNNVPFVLAGSIRDDGPLPDTVMDLIQAQEEYAKHLEGAEMILMLSSMLHSIGVGNMTPAGVKMVCVDINPAVVTKLSDRGSVESVGVVTDVGLFLSLLIQQLDKLTSPYVNKVG from the coding sequence ATGACTTCCCGGATTCGCTTTTTAATGTGCCCTCCTGACCACTACGATGTGGACTATGTGATTAATCCTTGGATGGAAGGGAATATTCACAAGTCATCGCGCGATCGCGCCGTGGAACAGTGGCAGGGACTACATCAAATCCTCAAACAACACGCCATTGTAGACTTAGTACCACCTGAAAAAGGCTGGCCTGATTTGGTTTTTACTGCCAACGCTGGCTTAGTTCTAGGTGATAATGTCGTTCTCAGCCGCTTTTTGCACAAAGAACGTCAGGGCGAGGAGCCTTTCTTCAAACAATGGTTTGAGGCAAATGGTTATAAAGTCAATGAACTTCCCAAAGATTTACCCTTTGAGGGAGCAGGAGACGCACTGCTGGATCGAGAAGGACGCTGGTTATGGGCGGGATACGGTTTCCGCTCGGAATTAGATTCTCACCCTTATCTAGCTAAATGGCTGGATATTGAGGTGCTATCCCTACGATTAATAGACGAACGTTTCTATCACCTGGATACCTGCTTTTGTCCTTTAACAAATGGCTATTTGCTTTACTATCCCGGTGCTTTTGATTCTTACTCCAACCGCTTAATTGAAATGCGAGTCGCCCCAGAAAAGCGTATCGCCATTGCTGAAGCCGATGCAGTCAACTTCGCTTGTAATACAGTGAATGTGGATAACATCGTCATCATGAACAAGGCGAGTGATGCTTTGAAAACCCGCCTTGCAGATGTAGGTTTCCAAGTGCTGGAAACACCGCTGACGGAATTTCTCAAAGCTGGTGGTGCGGCTAAATGCTTAACTCTCCGGGTGACAGAACCAGTTAGAGATGAAATTCATGCCAATGTCTCGGTAGAAAGCCGCGTCATTCGCATGGAAGGACATTTGCTAGATGCTGGCTTAATTAACCGTGCTTTGGATTTGATTATAGATGCCGGGGGAAGCTTCCAAGTCTTAAATTTCAACTTGGGAGAACAACGACAAAGTACCTCAGCCGCAGAGGTGAAGGTATCAGCACCATCTCATGAGGTGATGGAAGAAATCATCTCAATGTTGATTGATTTGGGTGCTGTAGATTTACCCCATGATGAGCGAGATGCCAAGCTGGAGCCGGTAATCCAAGATGGTGTTGCGCCTGATGATTTCTACGTCAGTACCATTTATCCCACGGAAGTACGCATTAGTGGTCAGTGGGTGAAGGTAGAAAATCAGCGGATGGATGGCGCGATCGCCATTACTCAATCTCCCACAGGTTTAGTTGCTCGGTGTAAAATACTCCGCGATTTAAAAGTAGGCGAGCAGGTAATTGTAGATGTATTAGGTATCCGCACCATCCGCAAAACTGAATCGCGCGAACTCCGCAGCACTCAAGAATTCAGCTTTATGTCGGCGGGGGTTTCCAGCGAACGGCGTGTGGAATTGGTTGTTGAGCAAGTGGCTTGGGAATTACGTAAAATCCGCGATGCTGGTGGTAAAGTAGTTGTCACGGCTGGCCCAGTGGTGATTCACACTGGTGGCGGCGAACACTTGGCGCAACTAATTCGAGAAGGATATGTACAGGCGTTGCTGGGTGGAAATGCGATCGCAGTTCACGACATCGAGCAAAATATCATGGGCACTTCCTTGGGTGTGGACATGAAGCGGGGTATCGCCGTCCGTGGTGGACACCGCCATCACCTGAAGGTAATTAATAGTATCCGCCGTTATGGCAGCATCCCCAAAGCTGTGGAGGCGGGAGCAATTAAAAGTGGCGTGATGTATGAATGTGTCCACAATAATGTACCTTTTGTGCTTGCGGGATCGATTCGGGATGACGGGCCTTTACCTGATACCGTAATGGATTTGATTCAAGCACAGGAAGAATATGCCAAACATTTAGAAGGTGCAGAGATGATTTTGATGTTGTCATCGATGCTGCACTCCATTGGCGTGGGGAATATGACTCCGGCGGGTGTGAAGATGGTGTGTGTAGATATTAATCCAGCTGTGGTGACTAAGTTAAGCGATCGCGGTTCTGTAGAATCGGTGGGTGTGGTGACGGATGTGGGATTATTCCTCAGTCTGTTGATTCAGCAGTTGGATAAGTTGACAAGTCCTTATGTAAATAAGGTAGGTTAA
- a CDS encoding DUF2085 domain-containing protein, producing MIRVAFSEELQINWVSFIADFLLVGMVFGPPIAPFLAASGVSLLPGIADIIYFMGNHVCPQPDMGLDLAPPFIMAVCMRCYGTVTGLLITRLLYGITGGKGFYWLSQYGWSGVALASVLMMAYPLELAAQVFGLWNFNNYLVTPFGLITGLAWGLFTMPILHEWRGAKT from the coding sequence ATGATAAGAGTAGCTTTTAGTGAAGAGTTGCAGATTAATTGGGTCAGTTTTATCGCTGATTTCTTGTTGGTAGGAATGGTTTTTGGCCCGCCTATTGCTCCCTTTTTGGCTGCGTCTGGAGTGTCTTTGCTTCCTGGGATTGCGGACATCATTTATTTCATGGGTAATCATGTCTGTCCGCAACCAGATATGGGGTTAGATTTAGCACCACCGTTTATTATGGCTGTGTGTATGCGCTGCTATGGCACTGTCACGGGTTTGCTGATTACTCGTCTGTTGTACGGAATAACTGGTGGTAAGGGATTTTACTGGTTGAGTCAATATGGCTGGAGTGGTGTGGCTTTAGCAAGTGTGCTGATGATGGCTTATCCTTTGGAATTGGCAGCGCAAGTTTTTGGTTTGTGGAATTTTAATAATTATCTGGTTACGCCTTTTGGGTTAATTACGGGTTTGGCGTGGGGATTGTTTACTATGCCAATCTTGCATGAGTGGCGGGGTGCTAAAACTTAA